Sequence from the Mesotoga sp. Brook.08.105.5.1 genome:
GAATCGGAGGGCTCCTCGGTAAACCAGTTAATCGTTACCCCATCCCCAGAAACATCATTAAGATAGAGAGAGAAGAGCTGAGAGATTACCAGAAGAAATATCAGAATTGTGTATTTTTTCACTTTAGTCATCTCCTTTGGTCTGTTGTAGCTGTTAAGACTGATCCAACTCATAAGAGATTATAACGAAAAAGCGGTTTTGTATCTCGTTATAAAATCTCGCGAATTCCATTTTATTTTAGATGGCAGACAACTATCCGGCGGTTCAAAGAATTTTGGATCACCGTAATGTATCATAATTAAATCTACTCAAGAGATTACGAGATAGCAATGATTAATTGCGTGATATAATCTCAAAGCGGAGGTGAGCCAAATGGAATTATACAGTAGTGAGAGTGAACCGCCACTTTGATTTGTCTCGCCCATTGAAGCCTCCCTCTATCTAATCGGAGTTGTTTTGCTACTAGAAGAGGAGGTGTAGGTGTGCGAGAGATACTGATTTCAGAGAATGGAAAAATGAAAGTCATAGAGTCACCGACGGAAGGCTGCTGGATCAATGTTATTGCACCTGACAGTGGTGACATAGCTTTTCTCAGAAGTTTGGAGATCGACGAGGACTTTGTGTATGATGCTCTTGATCAGGAAGAAAGGGCAAGGTTTGAGCAAGACGAAGAACTCATCTACGTGATTACTAAGCTTCCATACTTCGATATCAACGACGAGGCGGTTCCTTACAGAACGACCACACTTGGTATCGCTATGAAGTCCGGTTATTTTGTTACCATAAGTGGTTTCGAAAACGCCATTGTTTCTGACATAGTTGAAGGCAGAGTTAGGGACATATCAACCAAGAAGCGTAATCGTTTTCTTCTGAGAATCTTCGATAGGGCAACGGTTTATTACCTTAGGTATCTGAAGGAAATCCGAAGACTGTCAAATGAAGTCGAATCAGAGTTGCACAGATCGACTAGGAATCAAGAACTGGTGGCAATGTTGAATCTTGAAAAGTCTTTGGTCTTCTTTACCACATCTCTTAGGTCCAACGAGTTGATGTTTGAAAAGCTGAAGAGAGCCAACATCCTAACTTTATACGAGGAGGACGAAGAGCTGTTTGAGGATATTTCCATTGAGAACAGACAGGCTATAGAGATGGCGAATATTTACAGCGACATTCTGACGGGAATGATGGATGCCTTCGCGTCTGTTATTTCCAACAACCTCAACGTTGTAATGAAGATACTGACAATAGTGACTTTGTCTCTTCAGATTCCGACACTGGTTGCATCGATGTATGGAATGAATGTCAAACTTCCTTTTATGAACAACAGTTCTATCTTCTACTGGTCAATGGGTCTCTCGGGAGTTGTGGCGTTTCTTGTTGCCATAATTCTCTTCAAAATTAGATGGTTTAAGAAGTAGTTCGTAGAGACTTAAGAAGGAAGATCTGAGTCAACGAAGTCAACAGTAGTACGGGGGGAATTAGCGCAACTGGAAGAAATAGCCCTAAGACTGCATAGAAGAGAGCCATGCCGGTAGATATTAAGAGCGTGACTCTCTTTTTCTGTCCAAAGAGCTTGAATATTTTGTCGTAATAGTGATCTCTATCACCTGTGAAAGGTGACTTCATTGCAATAGATCTTCTCAAGAAACCCACGAAAAGGTCAAGTACTACGGGCCAGCAAATAGCTGCAACTCGAACGAAATTCTGACTTCCCCAAGACTGTATGAGTAACGTTCCCACAAATGTTCCGGCGATGTATGATCCCTGGTCCCCCATAAAAAGCCTTGCGGGGGGAAAATTGAAGATCATATATCCGGCATAAGCGCCAGCGACTGCAAGAGACATAAGAGGCACAAATCCCGTGAAGAAGGCGAAGATTCCGAAAACAATCATATTAGTTGAGCATATTCCGTCAAGTCCATCCACCATATTATAGGCGTTAACCGTTCCTGCAAAGATGATTGAGAGTATTATCGAATCGACTGTCGAGAAGCCGTAGATTACGAATGCAACGGAGAATCCGACAAGAATTTCCACTACCAGTCTGATCTTTGGTGATATGCCTCTTATGTCGTCCGCAAAGCCCAGAGTCCACATAATGATTATTGCGGGTAAGAACTCCGGACTCTGAATTAGCCATGGAACAAGCGCAAGTAGAATTGCAGTTCCACCCATAAAGCTAATCGGTTTTTCGTGGGGCTTTAGAGTCCCCGAAGGCCTGTCTACCAGATCTAGCTTAATGCCCACTCTACGAAAAAGGAAACATAGTACGGCCGAGAGAACGAGAGCGTAGACAAAAGCCATCATCAGTTATACTCCAAAGCCTTTTCAATAGTGTGAGCAACGAACTGCTGTTCTTGTTCAGACAGATTATTGAAGAAAGGAATAGCAACCGTTCTTCTTGCGAGCTCTTCAGTTACGGGAAACATGCCATTCTTGAATCCAAACTTTGTCATATAAAAGGGTTGAAGGTGTATAGGTCTGAAATAGTCTCTGCACTGAACACCATTGTCATTGAGGTATTTCATGAAGTTGTCTCTCTCTATCTTTTCATCAAGCCTTATGACATATACGAACCAGCCGATACTTGTAGCGTAGTCTGCTACAAAGGGAGTCTCTACTCCATCAATCTTTGAAAGCAATTTCGCATATCTGTCGGCAACTCTCTGCCGCTTTGCTAGAATTTCATCAATTCTCTTAAGCTGCTCTAAACCCAGTGCTGCCGACATCTCGTCCATCCGATAATTGTAGCCCAACCTCACATGTTCAAGCCAATTTTCTGATGTGCCTCTTCCCTGATTCCGCATGCTTTTCGATAATTCGGCAATCTTGCTGTCGTCAGTAACAATTATTCCACCCTCTCCAGTTGTGATTTGCTTGTTTGGATAGAATGCAAATGCACCTGCGAGACCGAAAGTGCCGGTTCTCCGCCCCATAAAGGAGCTTCCCAGTGCCTCACATGAATCCTCTATGATTTTTACGCCGTGTCTGTTACAGACACCTTCTATCCCGTCCCATTCAAGGGGATGACCAAAAATATCGACCGCCATGAAAACATCTGGAATGAAGGGTCCTAACTCAATTTGACCTGTATTCAAACCGTTTTTCGAATAATAGGCAAGAGCATCTTCCAAAGTCTCTGGAGAGATGTTGTATGTTGCCTCGTCAATATCTGCGAAAACAGGAACGGCGCCTTCGTATACTGCAACATTGGCTGAGGACACAAAAGTGAAGGAGCTTGTGATCACCGTCTGGTCCTGTTTCAAGTCGAGAGAGCGAACTATAAGATGAAGAGCGCTGGTCCCGCTGTTTACTGCAACTGCGTGCTCGACACCAATATATTCTGCAAACCTTTCTTCAAATTCTGCGACTTTTGGGCCGATGGATAGAATTCCGCTACTCATGAGTTCAGTAACAGCGGATATCTCTCTTTCAGTTATGTCGGGTCTGGAAAGGGGTATAAACACTACTTCACCTCCTGGGGAGACTTTGAAAATAGAGAAAGCATTAGTCCCAGCATGAACGACCATAATGCGGCAAGACCAATCTGGAAGTCTTTTGGCAGTAAAAAGGTCAATGTGTGTGCTGGAAGCCAGAACCATATCAGAGAGAATAAGGCTTTATCGACGTTTTTCCAGTTCTTAGCATGAAGAATAAGATTATCGAGCAACCTGTGAAATAGAACCAAGAAGACTCCAAACTGAAGATTCATTGATGCAGAGCGCGTGACTGCATTCAGAAATGAGTCTTCAGCGAAGGATGTCGGCAGAATTCTGTTGATTACCAAAGCAGAAACGAATCCCTCGTAGCCAATGAAGGCAATCTTTATGAAGATTGACAGGAAAGCCCATTCAAGCGCCTTCAAAACCATTACGGAAGCAGAGAGGTTTCCCTTAGAACCTGCAATCTTTACGCTGACATAATCGCCTAGAGTTCCGAGAATCGAGAACTGAATCATTGCAGAAACAAAGGGGAAATCTCTGACAAATTCCACATACCATCTCATCGAAAATCACACCCTGCACTTATTTTGACTGTGGCATCGTCAACTATTTCGGCCGTGATTTTGTTCAGCTCTTCAAAATCGTTGTTATCAACGGCTGCCCTAAGACGACTAACTATCGAAAATAAGGTCGTTTCATCCATTGCTTCCTTTGTCTTCAGACGAAAAATCTTTGGATGCTTCGTCTGAATAAATTCTTCGTTCGTAAGGACAAGTTCCTCGAATAATTTCTCGCCCGGTCGAACTCCCGTGTACTTTATTTCTATTTCTTGCTGCGGTACGTATCCTGCCAGTGTGATCATCTCGTTTGCAAGAGAAGAGATCTTGACGGGTTCTCCCATATCTAGCACGAAAACGTCTCCGCCTCCGGAGTAAGCTCCTGCCTGAAGCACAAGCGATACAGCTTCTGGGATAGTCATGAAATATCTAGTCATTCTTGGGTCCGTTACGGTAACGGGACCGCCCGACTGGATTTGCTTCTTAAAGAGGGGGATCACGCTTCCTCTGCTTCCCAGGACATTGCCAAATCTGACTATGCCGAACCTTGTTTTACTTCTCGATGATATAGACCTAACGAACTCCTCTGCGATCCTTTTTGAAACGCCCATTACAGAACTCGGCTTGACGGCTTTATCAGTAGATATTACCACCATAGTCTCCGCACCGAACTCACTGGCAAGCATAGCAACGTTGTAAGTGCCAATGGAATTAACTTTGAACGCTTCCGTCGGGTTCTCCTCCATCAGAGGTACATGTTTGTGAGCCGCTGCATGAAAGATGACTTCGGGTTTCATCGTCTCGAAGATATACCTCATTCTTGATGAATCGGCAACGTCGCAAATCAGCTGACAGAGATCGAGATCGGGAAACAACGACCCAATCTCCTGTCTGATCTCATAGATACTGTTTTCTCCCTTACCCGCCAGCAGCAGTCTTCTGGGCTTCAGTGGAGCTATCTGCCTGCAAAGCTCACTTCCGATGCTTCCTCCGGCACCGGTTACGAGTACAGTTCTTCCGACAATGTAACCCTTAAGTGAATTCACATCGATGCGCACGCTCTCTCTGCCAAGCAAGTCCTCGATGTTGATCTCTCTCAAGTATCCTAGCTTCGCTTTGCCATCCATTATCTCTGTAATGCTAGGCAGTGTCTGAGCTTTTACCTTTCCCACATCGATCTTTGAGAAAATCCTTCTCAAAGTAGCTGCATCAGCAGAAGGGATTGCGATTATGACTCGCTTCACATCCATCTTTTCAACCAAGGCCATGATTTCGTCTGTGTTTCCCAAAACCGGGACTCCCCTGATCCGTTTTCGAAGCTTTCTTGGGGAATCGTCGATAAACCCTATAACCAGTCCGTTTTCTGGGCGGCGAGACAATTCCTCCGCTATTGAAGTTCCCGCATCACCGGCGCCCACTATCAGTACTCTCTCTGCAGAGGAAACGACATGATGATTTCTACTCAATATGCTCAGCCAGAATATCCTTGACCAGATAATCAAAAACACAGAGATAATGGCAGCCATAGTCGATACCGTGAATGGTACCGTAAGAAACCTAACGCCAAAAAGATTCAGAAGTCTTCCGGTAGCAAACCCTACTGCATAACCTATGACGACCGCCCTGAGAATAATCAGATAATCTCTGAAGTAGCTGTAGCTCCAGGCTATTGTATAGACTCCATTCAGAATCAGAGAGACTACTATGAATAAGCTGAAGTAGACTCCATTGAGAAAGAACTGAGGTTCGTCCAAAGTGAAGATTCCGTATCTGAAGTACATACCTAAAATGAATGCGAAATAGACCATCAACGAATCGAAAACCAGAAGTGTCAGATTTCTTCTGAAGCCACTTAGATCACCGTGTCTTTTCAAGCACCTCACCTCATGGAGATTCTAGCATACTTAGCGCAATCTCAGAATCCGGAAGCCATCTGAAAATGATCTCAGCTTCAACACCCCTTAGTAACACGAGAAAACCTCTCGTCTGTCTGGGCAACGCGAATCGCAGATTGAGCAGACAGCTCCTTGTCTTTGATCTCGAGCATTATGTCAAAATCATATGAACTGCTTACTCTAAGAAAGTCTGAAAAATGCTCAAGATCGATGCTCTCCGTGTGTTTACCCTTTCTTGCTCCACCTTGTTGAGTGCTGTAGTCGACAACGGGGATGCCGTCTTCAGGAAGCCATGTCCACTGAGAAAGCTTCAGCGAATCCAATTGAGTTATTCCATCGCCGAGAATTGAGTGATGGAATACGTCAAGAAGTACGGGAATACCAGTAGAGTTATGTATCGAGAGACAGTCCACCAGCGAGTAAAGCCTCTCATCGTTTTCAATGACTAGCCTTTCGCGAACGTTTTCGGGCAAATATTTGTACCGATCAATGAATCTTTCCATAGCTTCTTTCTTCTTTCCGTAAACTCCACCAACGTGAATCTGAATCTTCGCACTCTTGTCAAGCCCCATAAGATCCAGAAGCTTGGCATGATACTTAAGCTCAGAAATACTGTTTTCCAGAACTTCACGCTTGGGTGAGTTAAGTAAGACGAACTGATCGGGGTGCATTGAAATCCTCATATCGTATGTTCTTATCATCTTCCCGATTCTGTCGAAGTCACTCTTGAAATGCATCTCCCAGTCAACCCTACAAACAGGGTGGGATGCAAACGGAATCAAGTCTGAGGTTATTCTGAAGAAGAGGATACTCCTCGCTCTGTTGAATTCAAGGATCTTTTCAAGGCACATGAGATTTGCCGCTGTAGTTTCAATCAATCTCTCTTCGCTGTATGATGAAAGCCTGAATTTCCTCGCAGAACAGCACTTTACGGTTCTGTTGATGCATGGGTATCCAATCTTCATCTTCTACCTCCTACTATAGTATTTTAGCTGAGTTTCGGATAGAGAATGTATAATTGATTCGATATTGATTGAGAGGTGAGTTCTTTGAGGGTTAAGAAGCAGCAATCTTTCCCATTTCTTAGGGTAGCCGTTGTTGTTTTTTTGGGGCTTTCAATCCTTCTTCTTGTGCTTTTTGCTGTTCAACTGGGAAAGGTGAAGAATCTTGCGGACAAGATTGCGAACTTCGAAAAGCATCAGGCGGCACTTGAACTGGAGATAAGTGCTGTAACGGGTGTACAGAGAACTATGAACGTTAATCTTTACTATTACAACGAGCTTCTAGACAGATTGATGAACGGTGAAATAGCTTGCGATATAGAAGCTGTTATCCCTGTAGAAAGAACAATTCCGGTTTCTCAGTCTCCAATTAACGACGTTGTACGTCTTCTTATAAGAGGTGAACTGACAAAGGCAGAACGAGACCTCGGGTTCAAGACGGAATTCCCTGGTAGAGAGCTTCAGTTTCTTGGAGCGAAGCTGGAAAATGGAGTTCTCTATCTGAGATTCTCGGATCCTTCGGGATTCACTTCAGGTGGATCGTGCAGAGTGAGCCT
This genomic interval carries:
- a CDS encoding magnesium transporter CorA family protein, which codes for MREILISENGKMKVIESPTEGCWINVIAPDSGDIAFLRSLEIDEDFVYDALDQEERARFEQDEELIYVITKLPYFDINDEAVPYRTTTLGIAMKSGYFVTISGFENAIVSDIVEGRVRDISTKKRNRFLLRIFDRATVYYLRYLKEIRRLSNEVESELHRSTRNQELVAMLNLEKSLVFFTTSLRSNELMFEKLKRANILTLYEEDEELFEDISIENRQAIEMANIYSDILTGMMDAFASVISNNLNVVMKILTIVTLSLQIPTLVASMYGMNVKLPFMNNSSIFYWSMGLSGVVAFLVAIILFKIRWFKK
- a CDS encoding DegT/DnrJ/EryC1/StrS aminotransferase family protein, giving the protein MFIPLSRPDITEREISAVTELMSSGILSIGPKVAEFEERFAEYIGVEHAVAVNSGTSALHLIVRSLDLKQDQTVITSSFTFVSSANVAVYEGAVPVFADIDEATYNISPETLEDALAYYSKNGLNTGQIELGPFIPDVFMAVDIFGHPLEWDGIEGVCNRHGVKIIEDSCEALGSSFMGRRTGTFGLAGAFAFYPNKQITTGEGGIIVTDDSKIAELSKSMRNQGRGTSENWLEHVRLGYNYRMDEMSAALGLEQLKRIDEILAKRQRVADRYAKLLSKIDGVETPFVADYATSIGWFVYVIRLDEKIERDNFMKYLNDNGVQCRDYFRPIHLQPFYMTKFGFKNGMFPVTEELARRTVAIPFFNNLSEQEQQFVAHTIEKALEYN
- a CDS encoding MraY family glycosyltransferase is translated as MMAFVYALVLSAVLCFLFRRVGIKLDLVDRPSGTLKPHEKPISFMGGTAILLALVPWLIQSPEFLPAIIIMWTLGFADDIRGISPKIRLVVEILVGFSVAFVIYGFSTVDSIILSIIFAGTVNAYNMVDGLDGICSTNMIVFGIFAFFTGFVPLMSLAVAGAYAGYMIFNFPPARLFMGDQGSYIAGTFVGTLLIQSWGSQNFVRVAAICWPVVLDLFVGFLRRSIAMKSPFTGDRDHYYDKIFKLFGQKKRVTLLISTGMALFYAVLGLFLPVALIPPVLLLTSLTQIFLLKSLRTTS
- a CDS encoding nucleoside-diphosphate sugar epimerase/dehydratase; amino-acid sequence: MKRHGDLSGFRRNLTLLVFDSLMVYFAFILGMYFRYGIFTLDEPQFFLNGVYFSLFIVVSLILNGVYTIAWSYSYFRDYLIILRAVVIGYAVGFATGRLLNLFGVRFLTVPFTVSTMAAIISVFLIIWSRIFWLSILSRNHHVVSSAERVLIVGAGDAGTSIAEELSRRPENGLVIGFIDDSPRKLRKRIRGVPVLGNTDEIMALVEKMDVKRVIIAIPSADAATLRRIFSKIDVGKVKAQTLPSITEIMDGKAKLGYLREINIEDLLGRESVRIDVNSLKGYIVGRTVLVTGAGGSIGSELCRQIAPLKPRRLLLAGKGENSIYEIRQEIGSLFPDLDLCQLICDVADSSRMRYIFETMKPEVIFHAAAHKHVPLMEENPTEAFKVNSIGTYNVAMLASEFGAETMVVISTDKAVKPSSVMGVSKRIAEEFVRSISSRSKTRFGIVRFGNVLGSRGSVIPLFKKQIQSGGPVTVTDPRMTRYFMTIPEAVSLVLQAGAYSGGGDVFVLDMGEPVKISSLANEMITLAGYVPQQEIEIKYTGVRPGEKLFEELVLTNEEFIQTKHPKIFRLKTKEAMDETTLFSIVSRLRAAVDNNDFEELNKITAEIVDDATVKISAGCDFR
- the uvsE gene encoding UV DNA damage repair endonuclease UvsE, giving the protein MKIGYPCINRTVKCCSARKFRLSSYSEERLIETTAANLMCLEKILEFNRARSILFFRITSDLIPFASHPVCRVDWEMHFKSDFDRIGKMIRTYDMRISMHPDQFVLLNSPKREVLENSISELKYHAKLLDLMGLDKSAKIQIHVGGVYGKKKEAMERFIDRYKYLPENVRERLVIENDERLYSLVDCLSIHNSTGIPVLLDVFHHSILGDGITQLDSLKLSQWTWLPEDGIPVVDYSTQQGGARKGKHTESIDLEHFSDFLRVSSSYDFDIMLEIKDKELSAQSAIRVAQTDERFSRVTKGC
- a CDS encoding GerMN domain-containing protein; the protein is MSSLRVKKQQSFPFLRVAVVVFLGLSILLLVLFAVQLGKVKNLADKIANFEKHQAALELEISAVTGVQRTMNVNLYYYNELLDRLMNGEIACDIEAVIPVERTIPVSQSPINDVVRLLIRGELTKAERDLGFKTEFPGRELQFLGAKLENGVLYLRFSDPSGFTSGGSCRVSLLKAQIEKTALQFDTVKSVVLEPENIFQP